ACAGAGGTCAAGCAATATTCAGAAGACCTCCGTGCGCAGACCCATGAATTTAAGAACAAGCTCTATGTTCTGCTCGGATTGCTCCAGCTCGGGAAAACAGAGGAAGCGGTCACGTTCATCACGGAAGAGTCAGCCGGCCAGCAGTCGCAGGCGAATGTCATCCTCTCCAATATTTTGGATGAAAAAGTCCAGGCCATCCTGCTCGGCAAATCAGCGAAAGCCTCAGAGCAAAAAGTGAAATTCCAAGTAAGTGCCGACAGCACGCTGGAACCGCTGCCGGAAAGCATCGATCTGCTGCCGCTCTTGATCATCCTCGGCAATTTGATCGACAATGCATTCGACGCAGTCAAACAGCAGACAGACAGAGAAGTTTCCTTTTTCTCCACCGATATCGGGAATGATGTGCTGTTTGAAGTCACGGATAACGGGGCCGGCATTCCGCCGGACAGGCTTCCGCATGTCTTCATAAAAGGGTATTCCGATAAAGGAGAAGACAGGGGGTACGGGCTTTTTAATGTGGAGCAGGAACTGGAAAAGCTCGGCGGCGGGATCGAAGTGGAGAGCGAACCGGGCGAAGGCACGACATTTACGGTTTATATTCCGAAAAAGCAACGGGAAACAGAAAAACGGAAGGGGGAAGCAGGATGATTCGTGTGGCGATTTCTGAGGACGATTTTCGTGTCGCTCAAATCCATGAAGCATTTTTGAAAAAGATCAGCGGGGTTACCGTAGTCGGGAAAGCGGTCAACGCCAAGGAGACACTTGCGCTTCTGGAGACGGAACAAGTGGATCTCCTCCTGCTGGACGTTTTCATGCCGGACCGCCTCGGCTCTGATTTGCTGCATGAAATCCGGCTGAAGCATCCGGAAGTGGACATCATCATGATTTCAGCGGCACAGGAAAAGGAATTTATCCGAAAAGCGATGAATTATGGCGTGTTTTATTACTTGATCAAACCGGTCCAGCTTGAGCAGTTTAAAGAAGTGATGGAGCAATACAAGGAAAAGCGCCAGCTGCTGGACAGCAATGAAGAAATCGCACCTGACATGATTAAAGAATTATTCAATCAGCCCACGAAGGATAGCCCGTTGGATGACCAGCAGGACTTACCGACCGGCATCAATTCCATCACGCTCCGGAAAGTCATCGAGCTGATTGAATCCCATCAGGAAGGGCTGACGACCGACATTGTCAGCCAGAACCTGGGCGCTTCCCGGACAACGGCAAGACGCTACCTGGAGTATCTGGTCGGCAAAGGACTGGTGAACGCGGAAAGCGTGTACGGCATCGTCGGCAGACCCGAAAGAAAGTACTATCCGGTCAAATCCTGAAAATTGCATAGCTCTGTGACTGCAGCGGATCCTGTGCCCTCCCGGTAAAATGGGGGGCATGGGTTTTTGTGTGTCTGGTGCAATATTGTTTTTTTATTGGCGTTAAAGAATGGTTTTAATGAACAAAATGGCATTAAAAACTTTAAAATTATTAAAATTGGAAACGTTTACATTCTGAATATTTCAAGTCTATGATGAGGGCAGTCTTATAAATCACTTTAACCAGGCGAAAAAACAAAAGGAGTGAATGACATGAAAAAAACAATGTTACTGGCTGCCTCAGCGCTTATCCTCGGTGCGTGTTCCGGAGAAGCAAGCAGCGAAGAAGAAACGTTCCCAACAGAAAATATCGAAATTGTGGCACCGGCTTCACCGGGCGGCGGCTGGGATCTGACAGCCCGCTCCCTAACGAAAGTGCTTGAAGACAATGAATTGGTGGATCAGTCGATCACCGTTGCGAATAAACCGGGCGGCGGCGGTGAAGTGGGCTGGCAGTACCTCAACGGTCAGGATGCACACACCTTGGCAGTTAACTCCAGCCTGTTGATCACGAATAACCTGCTTGGATCAAGCGAACTCACACACGAAGATTTCACACCGCTTGCGACACTGGCGACAGAATGGCAGTCGGTTGCAGTGCCGGCCGATTCGGAAATTGACAATGTAGAAGAACTGATGGAAAAGATCAAAGAAGATCCGTCTGCAGTGAACATCGGCGTAGGACCTGCCCTCGGAAACGATGACCACTTATCGTTCGTACAGGCTGCCCGGGAATTCGGCGTCGATCCGAAACAGCTGAACTTCCTCGTATATGAGGGCGGCGGTGATGTATTGACAGCGCTTCTTGGCGGACATGTCGATGCGGTGACGACTTCACTTTCTGAAGTGAAAGACCAGCACCTGGCAGGCGATGTAAAAGTGATCGCGATTTCTTCGCCTGAACGGCTGCCGGACATTGAAGATGTGCCGACATACGTTGAACAAGGAATCCCGGTCGAATTTCCGCATTGGAGAGGTGTCATGGGACCACCGGATATGACGGAAGAAGAAATTGCGTACTGGGATGAAAAAATCGGCGCGCTTGTAGAAACGGAACAATGGGCGACACTGCTTGAAAACAACGACTGGGACAGCTTCTATAAAGACAGCGCGGAAACATCGGAATTCTTTGAAGAGCAGACAGAACTCTATGAAGGCCTTGTGCAAGATGCGGGTCTCGGCGAATAAACCGGTAAATCAGCTGATGACGAGAGGAGTGGAAGTATGAAATTGATCAAATTGGGCATGCCGGTGTTTTTGGTCCTGCTGAGTATCGTATTTCTGGTAGGAACATATAATTTGCCGAAAGCGAAACTCGGCAATCCGGACGCACCGCTCTATTTCCCGATGGGCGTGTCGGTTCTCCTGCTCGTCTTCAGCATCATTTACCTGGTCCAGGAACTGAGACGAGCGAACGAAACGAACGAACAGATCGCTGAAATGCTCAGCGGCAGAACCCCGCTGCTGATCGGTGCAACGATTGCACTCGGCATTGGATACGCATTGATATTTGAATTACTCGGATTTTTGTTTTCAACCCTTCTGTTCCTCGGCGCGTTGTTGTTCGTCGTGAACGGACGGAAAAAATGGGTGGCGAACATTATCGTCACCGTCGTTTTCTCATTTGCATCATGGTACGCCTTCAGTGAACTGCTCGGCGTAAGTCTGCCATAGGAGGTTATGTAAATGGATGCTTTTTTAGAAGGACTTCTAACCTCACTGCAGCCGATCAATATCCTCTGGATTTGCGTGGGCGGTTTTCTGGGGACGATCGTGGGAATGCTTCCGGGTCTCGGGCCGGCTACAGCTGTAGCGGTCCTGATCCCGATTACATTCGGCATGGATGCGACCAGCGCCTTGATCCTGATGGCGGCCATCTATTACGGAGCCATGTACGGCGGCTCCAGAAGTTCGATTCTGCTTAACACACCAGGTGACGGCTCGGCGATTGCCGCAACGTTCGATGGCTACCCGATGGCTCAGAAAGGGCAGGCCGGACAGGCGATGGCGCTTTCCGCTGTCGCTTCATTCATCGGCGGCATTATTGCGACAATCGGTTTCGTAGCACTGGCAAAGCCGCTTTCCGCCTTTGCCATCCAGTTCGGACCGGCTGAATATTTCCTGCTGATGCTCTTGACGCTGTCAGCCATCATTTCCTTATCACTCGGCCGGATGGTGAAAGGGCTCATCGCGATGTCGCTCGGCCTGTTGCTCAGCACGATCGGCGTTGACACACAAACCGGCGTTTACCGGTTCACGTTCGGTATTCCGCATTTGAGTGAAGGGCTGGATTTCCTGATTGTCATCATCGGCATTTATGCGGTCGGTGAAGTGCTTTTCAATTACTTGAATATCGACAAGCAGAAA
Above is a genomic segment from Planococcus lenghuensis containing:
- a CDS encoding response regulator; translation: MIRVAISEDDFRVAQIHEAFLKKISGVTVVGKAVNAKETLALLETEQVDLLLLDVFMPDRLGSDLLHEIRLKHPEVDIIMISAAQEKEFIRKAMNYGVFYYLIKPVQLEQFKEVMEQYKEKRQLLDSNEEIAPDMIKELFNQPTKDSPLDDQQDLPTGINSITLRKVIELIESHQEGLTTDIVSQNLGASRTTARRYLEYLVGKGLVNAESVYGIVGRPERKYYPVKS
- a CDS encoding tripartite tricarboxylate transporter substrate binding protein, giving the protein MKKTMLLAASALILGACSGEASSEEETFPTENIEIVAPASPGGGWDLTARSLTKVLEDNELVDQSITVANKPGGGGEVGWQYLNGQDAHTLAVNSSLLITNNLLGSSELTHEDFTPLATLATEWQSVAVPADSEIDNVEELMEKIKEDPSAVNIGVGPALGNDDHLSFVQAAREFGVDPKQLNFLVYEGGGDVLTALLGGHVDAVTTSLSEVKDQHLAGDVKVIAISSPERLPDIEDVPTYVEQGIPVEFPHWRGVMGPPDMTEEEIAYWDEKIGALVETEQWATLLENNDWDSFYKDSAETSEFFEEQTELYEGLVQDAGLGE
- a CDS encoding tripartite tricarboxylate transporter TctB family protein, with the translated sequence MKLIKLGMPVFLVLLSIVFLVGTYNLPKAKLGNPDAPLYFPMGVSVLLLVFSIIYLVQELRRANETNEQIAEMLSGRTPLLIGATIALGIGYALIFELLGFLFSTLLFLGALLFVVNGRKKWVANIIVTVVFSFASWYAFSELLGVSLP